One part of the Cyprinus carpio isolate SPL01 chromosome B12, ASM1834038v1, whole genome shotgun sequence genome encodes these proteins:
- the vkorc1 gene encoding vitamin K epoxide reductase complex subunit 1, whose amino-acid sequence MPSSHSSTGVPKWEYRVRLVLCFLGLVLSVYALHVELSRENDPEYRAMCDLGHSVSCSKVFTSRWGRGFGLVQIFTSKDSLLNQPNSVLGIIFYALQLGLGQLVSSRAVFFLVMSSWVSVAGSVYLAVILAFVLGDFCVVCVSTYIINFALLYTNLKRRTGLEGRLKKGKSE is encoded by the exons ATGCCCTCGAGCCATTCCTCTACAGGAGTTCCTAAATGGGAATATCGCGTCCGCCTCGTCCTGTGTTTTCTGGGTTTAGTTCTGTCGGTTTACGCGTTACATGTCGAACTGTCCCGGGAGAACGATCCCGAATATCGCGCGATGTGCGACCTGGGCCATTCCGTGAGCTGCTCTAAAGTCTTCACATCCAG ATGGGGACGTGGATTTGGGCTCGTCCAGATCTTTACTTCCAAAGACAGCCTGTTAAACCAGCCAAACAGTGTATTGGGAATAATTTTCTATGCATTGCAACTGGGTTTAG GCCAGCTGGTGTCCAGTAGAGCAGTGTTCTTCCTTGTCATGTCTTCTTGGGTGTCAGTGGCTGGATCTGTATATCTGGCTGTTATTCTGGCATTCGTCTTGGGTGATTTCTGCGTGGTCTGTGTCTCAACCTACATCATAAACTTTGCTCTCCTCTACACAAACCTAAAGAGAAGGACGGGACTGGAGGGACGTCTGAAGAAAGGGAAGAGcgaatga